One genomic window of Kosmotoga olearia TBF 19.5.1 includes the following:
- a CDS encoding metal ABC transporter substrate-binding protein, producing the protein MKKLSVFIAWIIIMASLGFSLNVVTTINPYYLIVKEIVGDKGNVELLIPAGQNPHIYSPKMSDVKKLFKADIVVANGLGLENFLLDTLKDLEKRGKPVVYAGEFVPMGMLISINTEHDTADHTSVNPHVWLDPVLLSEYIVPGIVKALSKISPANKEFFAERANLLIDDLMEFHRKVADLLAPFSGKAVIVAHPSFEYFFNRYGIEERTIFSGHGDEPSISELKVLINFARKNTVFGIFGEYQQNKKPVEIIAKSTGLPLSELDPLGFDKGSIIELLSWNLNQIERVIHGAR; encoded by the coding sequence ATGAAGAAGCTATCTGTCTTTATAGCGTGGATTATAATAATGGCGAGTCTTGGCTTTTCACTGAACGTTGTAACAACGATAAATCCGTATTATCTGATCGTCAAAGAGATCGTTGGGGATAAAGGTAACGTTGAACTCCTCATTCCTGCCGGTCAGAATCCTCACATATATTCGCCAAAGATGAGCGATGTAAAAAAACTGTTTAAGGCTGATATAGTGGTCGCGAATGGGCTGGGATTGGAGAATTTTCTCTTAGACACATTAAAGGATCTTGAAAAACGAGGGAAACCCGTGGTCTATGCCGGAGAGTTTGTACCAATGGGAATGCTAATTTCAATCAATACTGAACATGATACAGCCGATCATACCTCAGTGAATCCCCATGTTTGGCTTGATCCCGTGCTTTTAAGTGAGTATATCGTACCTGGAATAGTAAAAGCTTTATCAAAAATATCTCCAGCGAATAAAGAGTTTTTTGCTGAACGTGCAAACCTGTTGATAGATGATCTGATGGAATTTCACAGGAAAGTGGCGGATTTGCTTGCGCCTTTTTCAGGCAAAGCGGTGATAGTTGCGCATCCGAGTTTTGAGTATTTTTTCAACCGCTATGGTATTGAGGAAAGGACTATTTTCAGCGGTCACGGTGATGAACCGTCTATCTCTGAGCTGAAGGTTCTGATAAATTTTGCAAGAAAAAATACAGTTTTTGGGATCTTTGGAGAATATCAGCAAAACAAAAAGCCGGTGGAGATTATCGCAAAATCCACCGGATTGCCGTTATCAGAACTCGATCCGCTGGGATTTGACAAAGGCTCTATAATTGAGTTATTGAGCTGGAATCTCAACCAGATAGAGAGGGTTATTCATGGTGCAAGATAG
- a CDS encoding Fur family transcriptional regulator, translating into MIVLKRLTELRKEILRIIETSEVPLNAEEIYQKLETKPNLSSVYRGLSFLEDNGMIKSISFDSHVRFFYPVEKNHPLHFIYCKNCRKIEVFNECFADRIQAQIEKKHDCTITDHVFYFIGLCSECRHNYPGRGRET; encoded by the coding sequence GTGATTGTTTTGAAACGCTTAACCGAGCTGAGAAAAGAGATCTTAAGGATCATCGAAACCTCTGAAGTGCCACTGAACGCCGAAGAAATCTATCAGAAACTTGAAACAAAGCCGAATCTATCGTCAGTTTACCGCGGGCTTTCCTTTCTTGAAGACAACGGGATGATAAAATCGATAAGTTTCGACTCCCATGTCCGCTTTTTCTATCCTGTGGAAAAAAATCATCCATTGCATTTTATATACTGTAAAAACTGCAGAAAAATAGAGGTCTTCAACGAATGCTTTGCGGACAGGATTCAGGCACAGATTGAGAAAAAGCACGATTGCACGATAACAGACCATGTGTTTTATTTCATAGGGCTGTGCAGCGAATGCAGGCACAACTATCCCGGAAGGGGGAGAGAGACATGA
- a CDS encoding putative ABC transporter permease subunit: MKWKRLISLISTLINSHYGISYKKFIYFKKKERLWEPILITFAIFSMIVGMVPLYSIIMKTSFEQMTAMGLQNLFLMQAFTATTFIGFFFGLFIVVNYLFFSREMKVLLPLPLKPSEVMTAKFSVIILDQMLISLVLLLPPLIYFGVKTSQGLLYWFFAAVIFLLSQILPVMLATVIILPLYRVIKFDRYRDFFIFILASLLLVASLFFVAITNRMSFSGGFSPEALARILSDPESLINKVGRIYPPAILVVKSLTAGGFEGLIAFLGFVVLHVFVFLLLLYMGKKFYYSTYIELQEAHAKRTKVGKDELERLFGKSRSRFAALMAREWKYFLRVPSFSFNGFINVVIFPILLLIFASVNGEQMEEIKRFIPLIKPYAVPLGVLVAVLAGGINSLSPTLLSREGRLFIELKALPVSPTTIFVVKFTHIMTITIIAPIFVSIALHMFLELSLIQSLSIFFISTVNLLFLNLLQTMIDSKKPVLDWDNPSKAMKQNINVALTIPIIFGFVGGFGYLGFVLKGTLSPVVMSSILLLVGVAGSALCAPIATRMFGSALSRDV, translated from the coding sequence GTGAAATGGAAGCGACTGATTTCTCTTATCTCGACGCTGATTAACTCGCATTACGGGATATCGTATAAAAAGTTTATTTACTTCAAAAAGAAAGAAAGGCTCTGGGAACCAATACTCATAACCTTCGCAATTTTCTCCATGATCGTCGGTATGGTTCCGCTGTATTCGATCATTATGAAAACCTCATTTGAGCAGATGACAGCCATGGGGCTTCAAAATCTGTTTCTCATGCAGGCGTTCACAGCAACGACCTTTATTGGTTTCTTTTTTGGTTTGTTTATCGTCGTGAATTACCTTTTCTTTTCCAGAGAGATGAAGGTGCTTTTGCCACTGCCTTTGAAGCCGTCAGAGGTTATGACGGCTAAATTCAGCGTGATAATACTCGACCAGATGCTTATCTCGCTGGTATTGCTGTTGCCGCCGCTTATATATTTTGGAGTAAAGACCTCTCAGGGATTACTTTACTGGTTTTTTGCCGCTGTGATCTTTTTGTTATCGCAGATACTTCCCGTAATGCTGGCGACGGTTATAATCCTGCCGCTGTACAGGGTGATAAAATTCGACAGATACAGGGATTTCTTCATTTTTATCCTGGCGAGCCTTCTTCTCGTAGCTTCTCTATTCTTCGTTGCGATTACCAACAGAATGAGTTTCTCAGGAGGCTTCTCCCCGGAAGCCCTTGCCAGGATTCTCAGCGATCCGGAAAGTTTGATAAACAAAGTTGGAAGAATCTATCCGCCGGCAATCCTTGTTGTGAAGAGCCTGACAGCTGGTGGTTTTGAAGGATTGATTGCGTTTCTGGGATTTGTGGTGTTACATGTGTTTGTGTTCCTCCTGCTTTTGTACATGGGCAAGAAATTCTACTACAGCACTTATATAGAACTCCAGGAAGCTCACGCTAAAAGGACTAAAGTTGGAAAAGATGAACTTGAACGTCTTTTTGGAAAATCCAGGAGCCGATTCGCGGCATTGATGGCGAGGGAATGGAAATATTTCCTCAGGGTACCGTCCTTTTCTTTCAACGGGTTCATAAATGTGGTGATCTTTCCGATACTGCTTTTAATCTTTGCATCTGTCAACGGTGAACAGATGGAAGAGATAAAGAGGTTTATCCCACTGATAAAACCCTATGCAGTGCCTCTCGGCGTTTTAGTTGCCGTACTTGCTGGTGGTATAAACTCGCTTTCTCCTACCCTTCTCAGCCGGGAAGGAAGATTGTTCATCGAACTCAAAGCGCTGCCGGTGAGCCCAACGACCATCTTCGTTGTTAAATTTACCCACATCATGACGATTACAATTATTGCTCCGATCTTTGTGTCAATAGCGCTGCATATGTTTTTAGAGCTCAGCTTGATACAGAGTCTGTCGATTTTCTTCATTTCCACAGTGAATCTTTTATTTTTGAACCTTCTCCAGACGATGATAGATTCGAAGAAACCGGTATTAGACTGGGACAACCCGAGCAAAGCCATGAAGCAGAACATCAATGTTGCGCTGACCATTCCCATAATCTTTGGTTTCGTGGGTGGATTTGGTTATCTTGGTTTTGTGCTGAAAGGCACATTATCTCCGGTGGTGATGTCTTCAATCCTTCTCCTTGTCGGAGTGGCTGGTTCAGCACTATGTGCCCCTATCGCAACGAGGATGTTCGGAAGTGCATTAAGCAGGGACGTTTGA
- a CDS encoding ABC transporter ATP-binding protein, producing the protein MIELKNVTKVYSGGVKAVDNLSLSVEKGEIFGFLGPNGAGKTTTIKMIVGLLKPTSGQIKVFGKELSKEPEAIKQRIGYVADEPLVMEKLRGYEYLNFIADVFGVPSDVRRERLERLLADFKLKDAIKDPVSSYSHGMKQKLTLIAALLHAPDLWILDEPIVGLDPESAYILKKMMRKHADSGKTVFFSTHVMEVAEKVCDRIGIIGKGKLLFVGTVEELKKARGEESLEKLFLEVTESEMEATDFSYLDAD; encoded by the coding sequence ATGATAGAACTGAAGAATGTTACCAAGGTGTATAGCGGTGGAGTGAAAGCGGTTGATAACCTCTCGCTTTCGGTTGAAAAGGGAGAGATATTTGGTTTTCTTGGACCCAACGGCGCCGGGAAAACCACGACCATAAAGATGATTGTCGGTCTTTTGAAGCCCACGAGTGGCCAGATAAAGGTCTTTGGGAAAGAACTTTCGAAAGAGCCGGAAGCGATAAAACAAAGGATCGGGTACGTCGCCGATGAGCCTCTTGTTATGGAAAAACTCAGAGGCTACGAGTATTTGAATTTCATAGCCGATGTTTTTGGAGTTCCGTCTGATGTTAGACGAGAGCGCCTGGAGAGATTGCTCGCAGATTTTAAGTTGAAGGATGCGATAAAAGATCCGGTATCTTCGTACTCCCATGGAATGAAACAGAAGTTAACCCTGATTGCTGCTCTTCTTCACGCACCTGATCTCTGGATACTGGACGAGCCCATCGTAGGTCTCGATCCTGAATCCGCGTACATCCTAAAGAAGATGATGAGAAAACACGCCGATTCAGGGAAAACAGTATTCTTTTCAACACACGTTATGGAAGTAGCGGAAAAGGTCTGTGACAGGATAGGGATTATCGGAAAGGGAAAACTTTTGTTCGTAGGAACGGTTGAAGAACTGAAAAAAGCCAGGGGTGAAGAAAGCCTCGAAAAACTTTTCTTAGAGGTGACCGAGAGTGAAATGGAAGCGACTGATTTCTCTTATCTCGACGCTGATTAA
- a CDS encoding ABC transporter ATP-binding protein: protein MEREEMKVITVRNLKKTYRNGVEAVKGIDLDIEPHEVCALLGPNGAGKTTTLKSILGFINYEGEIKVFGKPIDEVRDRISFVPAERSFYGYMTLSKAMKFCERFLPNFDSKKSLEMIKHFRLPMDKKIAGFSSGMKTGVYLSFTLAQEADLYILDEPTWGLDPIMRDDVLEMIREKVIQGKSVLYTSHIISEVEKISDRIYIIDKGKIRYSGALDGLKEQFRIFYLPIEAMKKLDNRDFSSLRKVPNRIVVLSKDPEEWEELENLSEMEGTAPNLEEFFQFLIRGE, encoded by the coding sequence ATGGAACGAGAAGAAATGAAAGTGATAACCGTCCGGAATCTGAAAAAGACCTATAGAAATGGCGTTGAAGCTGTAAAAGGGATAGATCTCGACATAGAGCCTCACGAGGTTTGCGCTTTGCTGGGGCCAAACGGTGCGGGTAAAACAACCACTCTCAAATCCATTCTTGGTTTTATCAATTATGAAGGGGAGATAAAAGTCTTTGGCAAACCGATTGACGAAGTCAGGGATAGGATCTCATTCGTACCGGCAGAGAGGAGTTTTTACGGTTATATGACCCTTTCCAAAGCAATGAAATTCTGTGAGAGATTTCTCCCGAATTTTGACAGCAAAAAGAGCCTTGAGATGATAAAACACTTCAGGCTTCCCATGGATAAAAAAATCGCCGGTTTTTCAAGCGGAATGAAGACAGGGGTATATCTGAGCTTCACACTGGCTCAGGAAGCAGACCTTTACATCCTCGACGAACCGACCTGGGGACTCGACCCGATTATGAGAGATGACGTTCTCGAAATGATCAGGGAGAAGGTCATCCAGGGAAAAAGCGTCCTGTACACCTCCCATATCATCTCCGAAGTCGAAAAAATATCTGACAGGATCTATATAATCGACAAAGGAAAGATACGCTATTCTGGAGCTCTTGACGGGTTAAAAGAACAGTTTAGAATCTTTTATTTACCAATAGAAGCCATGAAAAAACTGGATAATAGAGATTTCTCCTCTTTAAGAAAGGTACCCAATAGAATCGTCGTCCTTTCAAAGGACCCTGAAGAATGGGAAGAGCTGGAAAATCTCTCTGAGATGGAAGGAACCGCTCCGAACCTTGAGGAGTTTTTTCAGTTCCTAATTAGAGGAGAATGA
- a CDS encoding GntR family transcriptional regulator yields MDLRSRTPIYEQIKRGIREAILRGKLNEGDTLPSIRDMASSIRVNPNTVARAYRELEMEGIVMAHQGVGYIVIKDKEGIKEFMLEDLKKDFREIVSKSRRAGFSLDEIVEVISKIWNEKK; encoded by the coding sequence GTGGATCTAAGATCAAGAACACCTATATACGAACAGATTAAAAGAGGAATCAGGGAAGCCATTCTCCGGGGAAAGCTAAATGAAGGGGATACATTGCCTTCAATTCGGGATATGGCTTCGAGTATAAGGGTGAACCCAAATACAGTGGCAAGAGCCTACAGGGAACTTGAGATGGAAGGCATTGTTATGGCACATCAGGGAGTAGGCTATATAGTGATAAAGGACAAGGAAGGTATTAAAGAGTTTATGCTTGAAGACCTTAAAAAAGATTTTCGGGAGATTGTTTCTAAGTCCAGGAGAGCCGGCTTTTCTCTGGACGAGATTGTGGAGGTGATTAGTAAGATATGGAACGAGAAGAAATGA
- a CDS encoding ABC transporter permease subunit, with translation MFYKEWNEHKTRAIVIFILSLIVLTTTVALRPYASSMMEQMVNELEEMPEFLQKMIGDPSIAQKLTNDEYYINSQWHGKNLGQFLPIFVLIIAFPVFAREVDKKTIYFLLSRRKREEVFWKKFFVGYFVITAIIVIFSLAGPIAMKIAGYQIGFRNTGLILVHEIVGVSFFYSLFILFSVLSNDQVKPVVGGLVVIIALPFLSLIESIAFLNPYPYILGLDIINGSGIDWWYTLSLAVLTLVIAFQSYRIFKTKEF, from the coding sequence GTGTTCTACAAAGAATGGAATGAACATAAGACAAGAGCGATAGTTATATTTATACTGTCTCTGATTGTGCTGACCACAACGGTTGCTTTGAGACCCTATGCGTCCAGCATGATGGAACAGATGGTCAATGAACTTGAGGAGATGCCTGAGTTTCTGCAGAAGATGATCGGTGATCCTTCGATTGCCCAAAAGCTCACAAACGATGAGTACTACATAAATAGCCAGTGGCACGGGAAAAACCTTGGGCAATTCCTGCCGATATTTGTTTTGATCATAGCCTTTCCAGTGTTCGCAAGAGAAGTGGACAAAAAGACGATCTACTTCCTGCTATCACGAAGGAAACGGGAAGAGGTTTTCTGGAAGAAGTTCTTCGTGGGATATTTTGTAATAACTGCCATAATCGTTATTTTCTCGCTTGCTGGTCCTATCGCGATGAAAATCGCTGGTTACCAGATTGGATTTAGAAACACCGGTCTCATACTCGTTCATGAAATAGTTGGGGTATCATTTTTCTACAGCCTTTTTATTCTTTTTTCGGTATTGAGCAACGACCAGGTGAAGCCTGTTGTGGGTGGTCTTGTTGTTATCATAGCTCTGCCATTCCTTTCTTTGATTGAGTCTATAGCCTTTCTCAATCCTTATCCGTACATCTTAGGTCTGGACATAATTAACGGATCCGGGATAGATTGGTGGTACACTTTATCCCTTGCTGTTTTAACGCTGGTTATTGCTTTTCAGAGTTACAGGATATTCAAAACCAAGGAATTTTAA
- a CDS encoding nucleotidyltransferase domain-containing protein: MKNWEIALQKFLKKWENKKEVIGAIVCGSYITGNPSKHSDIDLHILLDSDTSWRERGNEIIDGILIEYFVNPIRKHYEYLEDDYKQRSRVNAHMLCTGKVLFDKTGELKKLIQDAREYLVKKYPEQNKIQIELAKYGIWDLCDNLEEVFEANGEEFFFVFYVHLKELFEIYANFLQFDSIPVHKIKRFLTDEKDKKKYHVSNFPDQEFVKMYVNAINIKDKSEMMKEYKMLTNHVLEKMGGFNIDGWKIKSPA, encoded by the coding sequence ATGAAAAATTGGGAAATTGCTTTGCAGAAATTTCTAAAAAAATGGGAAAACAAAAAGGAAGTAATAGGAGCAATCGTCTGTGGTAGCTATATCACAGGAAATCCGAGCAAACACTCTGATATTGATTTACACATTCTTTTGGATTCAGATACCTCCTGGAGAGAAAGAGGAAATGAAATAATCGATGGAATTTTGATTGAATATTTTGTCAATCCAATTAGGAAGCATTATGAATATTTAGAGGATGATTATAAACAAAGAAGTAGAGTAAACGCTCATATGCTTTGCACCGGAAAGGTGCTTTTTGACAAAACAGGTGAATTGAAAAAATTGATCCAAGATGCGAGAGAGTATCTTGTCAAAAAATATCCTGAGCAAAACAAAATTCAAATAGAATTGGCAAAATATGGTATTTGGGACTTGTGTGATAATCTGGAAGAAGTTTTTGAGGCAAATGGGGAAGAATTCTTTTTTGTTTTCTATGTCCACTTGAAAGAATTATTTGAAATTTATGCGAATTTTTTGCAATTTGATTCTATTCCAGTTCATAAGATAAAGCGTTTTCTTACAGATGAAAAGGATAAGAAAAAATATCACGTGAGCAATTTCCCGGACCAGGAATTTGTGAAAATGTATGTGAATGCCATCAATATTAAAGATAAATCAGAAATGATGAAGGAATACAAGATGCTAACGAATCACGTGCTTGAAAAAATGGGTGGATTCAATATTGATGGTTGGAAAATAAAGAGTCCTGCTTAG
- a CDS encoding DUF1667 domain-containing protein yields MKGHITCVLCPLGCRISISEKNGEYKIEGNRCPRGKQYAIDELVSPKRVLTTNVKVVDGELELVSVKTSRPINKDIIINKMKEIKRVAVKAPVKVGDVIVEDLDGKGTALIATRNVRKRSE; encoded by the coding sequence ATGAAGGGACATATAACCTGCGTTTTATGCCCTCTTGGTTGTCGTATCTCTATATCTGAAAAAAACGGTGAGTACAAAATTGAAGGGAACAGATGTCCGCGTGGCAAACAGTATGCGATAGACGAGCTTGTTAGCCCAAAAAGAGTATTAACAACAAACGTAAAAGTTGTTGACGGTGAACTTGAGCTTGTGTCAGTGAAGACTTCGAGGCCGATAAACAAAGACATCATTATAAATAAAATGAAGGAGATCAAGAGGGTGGCAGTAAAAGCGCCTGTTAAAGTAGGCGACGTGATCGTTGAAGATCTTGATGGAAAGGGAACTGCATTGATAGCGACGAGAAATGTTAGAAAACGTTCTGAATAA
- a CDS encoding NAD(P)/FAD-dependent oxidoreductase, with protein sequence MKKLKTDVLVIGGGAAGMAAAIGAAREGSKVILIEREDRTGGVLNQCIHNGFGLKFYEEELTGPEFAARLEEEMSQKSIDIISQAYLREVDLDNKIAYILSPEDAFIVKSKAIVISTGARERPFGSLMVPGDRPAGIFTAGTAQRFVNLENRLPGKRALVLGSGDIGLIMARRLFLEGMEVVGVVERLPYPGGLTRNVVQCLEDFGIPLYLSATVTYVKGFPRLEAVEVMEVDKNLNPIPGTEKWYNVDTLVLSAGLLPQVEDFSDRLLVDRINRGFLVSNTCETSKPGIFAAGNNVAVFDLVDYVAAEGWIAGRHAALTAQEKRQNHKQFPVVRGKNVGVLVPGKISLEENLRIYLRLKKPMESGTVVLKELGIESSFKYGVPSEMLQIVVNKNKLAAIKNHEKLTVEVIE encoded by the coding sequence ATGAAGAAACTCAAAACAGATGTACTCGTGATAGGCGGTGGAGCGGCCGGGATGGCTGCGGCCATTGGAGCTGCGAGAGAGGGTTCGAAGGTGATTCTAATTGAACGTGAAGATCGTACCGGCGGGGTTCTTAACCAGTGTATTCACAATGGCTTCGGTTTGAAGTTTTACGAAGAAGAGCTGACCGGACCCGAATTCGCAGCACGGTTGGAAGAAGAAATGAGTCAGAAAAGTATTGATATCATTTCTCAAGCTTATTTGAGGGAAGTGGATTTAGATAACAAAATTGCATATATCCTTTCTCCGGAAGATGCTTTCATTGTCAAGTCGAAAGCGATTGTGATATCTACAGGTGCGAGGGAACGTCCTTTTGGCTCTCTTATGGTTCCCGGAGATAGGCCAGCAGGGATCTTTACTGCCGGCACAGCCCAGAGGTTCGTCAATCTGGAAAACAGGCTTCCGGGAAAAAGGGCTCTCGTTCTCGGTTCAGGGGATATAGGGCTCATAATGGCAAGAAGGCTCTTTCTTGAAGGAATGGAAGTGGTAGGGGTTGTAGAAAGACTTCCATATCCTGGAGGCCTCACGAGAAACGTGGTCCAGTGCCTTGAAGATTTCGGAATTCCTCTCTATCTATCAGCGACTGTAACGTATGTAAAAGGATTTCCGCGTTTAGAGGCTGTAGAGGTGATGGAGGTTGACAAAAACCTCAATCCAATCCCGGGCACAGAGAAATGGTACAACGTGGATACGCTGGTTCTCTCTGCTGGTTTGCTTCCGCAGGTGGAAGATTTCTCCGACAGGTTGCTGGTTGACCGTATAAACAGGGGATTTCTCGTTTCCAATACCTGTGAAACCTCCAAGCCAGGGATCTTTGCTGCGGGAAACAACGTAGCCGTTTTCGATCTCGTCGATTATGTTGCGGCCGAGGGCTGGATAGCTGGAAGGCACGCAGCACTTACCGCTCAAGAAAAGCGTCAAAATCACAAACAGTTTCCTGTTGTGAGGGGTAAAAACGTAGGAGTTCTTGTGCCAGGGAAAATATCACTTGAGGAAAATCTGAGGATTTATCTCAGGTTGAAAAAACCAATGGAGTCGGGTACGGTGGTCTTAAAAGAACTCGGGATTGAATCCTCTTTCAAATACGGAGTCCCAAGTGAGATGCTCCAGATTGTCGTGAACAAGAATAAACTCGCCGCGATTAAGAATCACGAGAAGCTTACCGTGGAGGTGATTGAATGA
- a CDS encoding NAD(P)/FAD-dependent oxidoreductase has translation MRFAIIGGGVIGSLIAWKLSKYDVDVVLIEKKSDFGQGVTKANSAILHGGYDDPPGSLRARFCVLGNQMYRTLSHELGFEIKWTGSIVLARDTNEEIEKLKELMKKGEENGVKGLQIIDRNEIEKIQPGIAEDYKYALYCPTAGVTEPWEIAINAADGAALNGATLIRGDGVVGGEIINGSIKTLKLSSGKTIRVDVVINAAGLYYEHVANLFGARTPKVFLRKGQYILLDKIVGTRVEKIIFPLPNEKGKGKLVVPTVDGGVLLGPTSEDLPGFSPEDVSTTLDGIKEVMEAGEQLMPGLAKREWVIKSFAGLRPETKEKDFFIQRSEELRNFITVGAIRSPGLTAAPAIAKYVVEEIIHEEMGLALTGKTVIKYPEKKTRVKEKDFNELAEEISREPLLGKIICHCNQVSEKEIVEAIRDGATTIDGIKFRTRAGFGRCQGGFCGWKIARILARELNIDISEVLQNEDESWLVREKVRP, from the coding sequence GTGAGATTCGCGATAATTGGTGGTGGCGTTATTGGCAGCTTAATAGCCTGGAAACTTTCAAAATACGATGTGGATGTTGTGTTAATCGAAAAGAAGTCTGATTTCGGTCAGGGCGTAACTAAAGCAAATTCCGCGATCCTTCATGGAGGTTATGATGATCCACCAGGGAGTTTGAGAGCGCGTTTCTGTGTGCTGGGTAATCAAATGTATAGAACGTTAAGCCATGAACTTGGTTTTGAGATTAAATGGACAGGATCAATAGTGCTGGCAAGAGATACAAATGAAGAGATCGAAAAGTTAAAAGAACTCATGAAAAAGGGAGAAGAAAATGGCGTAAAAGGGCTTCAAATAATTGATAGAAACGAAATCGAGAAGATTCAACCCGGGATAGCAGAAGATTACAAATATGCCTTGTATTGCCCAACAGCCGGGGTTACTGAACCGTGGGAGATAGCGATTAACGCTGCCGATGGAGCGGCCCTTAATGGAGCGACTCTGATTAGAGGGGACGGAGTTGTTGGTGGTGAGATCATCAACGGTTCTATAAAAACCCTCAAACTTAGTTCGGGCAAAACAATAAGGGTAGATGTAGTTATAAACGCCGCGGGTCTCTATTATGAACATGTAGCCAATTTATTTGGAGCAAGAACCCCGAAAGTGTTTTTGAGAAAAGGGCAGTACATTCTTTTAGATAAAATTGTTGGGACACGCGTTGAAAAGATTATTTTCCCCCTGCCAAACGAGAAAGGGAAAGGAAAACTTGTCGTTCCCACTGTGGACGGTGGAGTGCTTTTAGGCCCAACATCGGAGGATCTTCCGGGATTCTCGCCGGAGGATGTTTCTACAACGCTTGATGGAATCAAAGAGGTTATGGAAGCGGGAGAACAGCTGATGCCCGGGCTTGCAAAAAGGGAATGGGTGATAAAAAGCTTTGCCGGTCTTCGCCCTGAAACGAAAGAAAAGGACTTTTTCATACAAAGGAGTGAAGAGCTCAGAAACTTCATAACGGTTGGGGCTATCCGATCTCCAGGTCTTACAGCTGCTCCTGCGATTGCAAAATATGTTGTTGAAGAGATCATTCATGAAGAAATGGGACTTGCACTGACCGGGAAAACCGTGATCAAATACCCTGAAAAGAAGACAAGGGTCAAGGAAAAGGATTTCAATGAATTAGCCGAGGAGATTTCCAGAGAACCTTTGCTTGGAAAGATCATTTGTCATTGTAATCAGGTGTCAGAAAAGGAAATTGTCGAAGCGATTCGTGATGGCGCAACCACGATAGATGGGATAAAATTCAGAACCCGTGCTGGCTTTGGAAGGTGCCAGGGAGGTTTTTGCGGCTGGAAGATTGCAAGAATACTTGCGAGAGAGTTGAATATCGATATATCGGAGGTTCTGCAGAATGAGGATGAAAGTTGGCTGGTTAGAGAGAAGGTGAGGCCATGA
- a CDS encoding DeoR/GlpR family DNA-binding transcription regulator, producing the protein MNKSESLKIISEIIRKEGNVSIKMVSEKLGVSESTARRYINELIKISSLPLKRVHGGVILDTGKGSLELMFDTKLSMNAEEKKRIAQKAVNFVEDGDSIIIDSGSTAFYMAKYLSKKRGIKVISVDIRVTEELAKNPDIETYIIGGIVRPGYYSIGGELAVETIKNFSVEKVFLTVDAIDLENGITNSSMFEVYVKRALINAGKTVILLADSSKIGKKAFVKVAPIESVDIIITTPGIDADTLKQLEDKGVRIVIV; encoded by the coding sequence ATGAATAAGTCAGAATCGCTCAAAATAATATCAGAAATAATCAGAAAAGAGGGCAATGTATCTATAAAAATGGTATCTGAAAAGTTGGGTGTTTCAGAATCCACAGCACGGAGATACATAAATGAATTAATCAAAATTTCTTCGCTTCCGTTAAAAAGAGTGCACGGAGGTGTCATTCTTGACACCGGAAAGGGATCCCTTGAACTCATGTTTGACACCAAATTATCTATGAACGCTGAAGAAAAGAAAAGAATCGCTCAAAAAGCTGTGAATTTTGTAGAAGATGGCGACAGCATAATCATCGACTCTGGTAGTACAGCATTTTACATGGCGAAATATCTCTCGAAAAAACGTGGGATAAAAGTTATATCGGTAGATATCAGGGTAACTGAAGAGTTGGCAAAAAATCCGGACATAGAAACCTATATAATCGGTGGAATTGTACGTCCAGGATACTACAGCATAGGAGGAGAACTTGCTGTTGAAACAATAAAGAACTTCTCCGTAGAAAAAGTTTTTTTGACAGTGGACGCGATTGATCTGGAAAACGGAATAACCAACTCTTCAATGTTTGAAGTTTACGTTAAAAGAGCACTTATCAACGCAGGAAAAACCGTTATACTTTTGGCCGACAGTTCAAAGATAGGGAAAAAAGCTTTTGTAAAGGTTGCACCAATAGAAAGCGTGGACATCATAATAACCACGCCTGGAATTGACGCCGACACTCTAAAGCAACTCGAAGACAAGGGTGTAAGGATCGTGATTGTGTGA